The genomic segment TCGGATAGAGTAAGCCTTGCGAGTAAGTTGCAAATTGACTACCCTTTGGTCTTGGGTGTCTCTTACTCTTTCCACATAACCTAAATCTTGCAGTTTGTCCACAAGTGCAGTCAGAGTGGATTTGTCTCTGTCTATCATCCGAGCAATATCCTGCATCGGAACTCTTTTGGACATTGCTAATGCAAATAAAATGTCCGCATGGGTAGTGGTCAGCTGGCCCAGGCCCTTGTCCTTCAGTTCCGAATTCAAACGTCTATGGAATTCGTCCCTGATCCTAGAAATCAGATAAATGATCGTACGAGGATTCATGTTAGAATGCCTTGCCTATCAGGCGAATTGGTAGAGATAGATCACTTCGCCGATTGCAGCAGGTTTTGCGGCACCTTCTACTTCGAAGCTAAGCTTCAGGGTCATTCTTGCGGTCCCTCTCAGGTCCTTTAATTCTATAAGTTCTGCTCTAAGTTTAAGCTTGGAGCCCACCTTAACAGGATCTAAAAAGCGGAGTTTTTCCATCCCGTAGTTGATCCCCATTTTAATGTTCCTTAATTCTAAGATCTGACTCAAAAGGTAAGGAGCCATAGAAAGTGTAAGATAGCCATGAGCGATTGTGGTCCCAAAAGGAGATTCTTTTGCAGCTCTTGCAGGATCAGTATGGATCCATTGGTGATCCAAAGTTGCGTTTGCGAATGTATCGATTTGTGCCTGGGTGATTTCGTGAGCGTCGGATACGCCTAGTTCTTTTCCTTCATAAGCCTGTAGTTCTGCGAAGCTGGAGAGTACGAGTTTAGCCATTTGATTTTGTCCCTGTCAATGCTAGATCTATATGTCCAATAACTTAAGGTCTTAAATAGTTTTGTCACCAACTTTTTATGTAAAACTAGAACGACTGTTCTGTTCGATAGCCAAAGTTTTCACACGGAGAGAGGGAGTTAAAAGAGGCACTGGGAAGATTTTTCACACAGAGGCACAAAGACACGAAGGGTAGAATTTTAAAATTAATAAGATTTTCAGACCTTCTTCTCTGAGGCTCCGTGTCTCCGTGTGAAAGTAATCCCTGTGTCTTTCTGTGAAACTGAGATACTTTAAAAAAACTTAAAGTTCTTTTTGAAACTTAGAACAGTCGTTCTGTTTTTACGGTGATAACTCTGTGTCTCTGACAACGGTATTGAAAGACGTTCTCATTTCGAAAAAAGGAAAATTGTAAAATTCGAAAATGATAGAATCCGGTCTTCCGACCTC from the Leptospira saintgironsiae genome contains:
- a CDS encoding MaoC family dehydratase, which translates into the protein MAKLVLSSFAELQAYEGKELGVSDAHEITQAQIDTFANATLDHQWIHTDPARAAKESPFGTTIAHGYLTLSMAPYLLSQILELRNIKMGINYGMEKLRFLDPVKVGSKLKLRAELIELKDLRGTARMTLKLSFEVEGAAKPAAIGEVIYLYQFA
- a CDS encoding MarR family winged helix-turn-helix transcriptional regulator, whose translation is MNPRTIIYLISRIRDEFHRRLNSELKDKGLGQLTTTHADILFALAMSKRVPMQDIARMIDRDKSTLTALVDKLQDLGYVERVRDTQDQRVVNLQLTRKAYSIRPVMLGISRSLLAGLYKGFTEPEKKDLVRLLDKLYKNLK